In the genome of Thermoanaerobacterales bacterium, the window CCCTCGTGGCGAGCCTGGTCGCGGCGGCCGGTATACCGTAGGCCGCGGCCACCTCGGCCCCTTCGCTCCCGAGAAGCACCAGGCGGTTGTCACGCTTAACGGCCGCAAAGACCTGCCGCACCTTTTCCGGCCGCACATCGGCGAAGCTCGGCGGCCCGTCTCCCCCTTGAGTGCCGCGTATGGCGGCGTAGCGAACCAGTCCGCTCATCGCCGACACGGCGACTTCCGGGAAGGTGAAGCACGGAACCCCGGCGTCCGTCAGCAGCCGTATACCCTCGGCGAGGATCGTGCCCCCCATGTAAACTGCAAAGACCGGCTTCCCCGGAAATGTCTTCCGCGCCTCCATGATCACTTCCGCCGTCCCCAGCGGCTCGGCCGTCGCCGTCGGGCAGACCAGGACGATCACTCCGTCGGTATTCTCGTCCTGAAGCACCTTGTGCAAAGCAAACCGGTACCGGTCGGCCTTGCTGTCGCCGAGGACGTCCACCGGGTTATAGATATTGGCCTCCGGCGGAAGGTTCTGCCGGAGGGCATCCAGCGTTTCACTGCTGAACCGGGCCAGGCTGAGGCCCTTCTGCTCTGTGGTGTCGGTGGCGACAATACCCGGTCCCCCGGCGTTGGTCACAATGGCCATCCGGTCCTGCCGCGGGATCGGCTCCCCGGAGAAAGCCGTCGCCAGTTCGAACAGTTCGGCCATGCTGTACGCACGGATCACGCCGGCCTGCCGGAAAGCCGTGTCGTATGCGGCGTCGGATCCCGCGAGGGCCCCGGTATGCGATGAGGCGGCACGCGCACCCGCCTGGCTGGATCCGGATTTCAGGATGACGATCGGCTTCTTGCGGCTTACTTCGCGGCAGACCTCGAGGAACCGCGGCCCGTCGGTCACATCCTCAATGTAACAGAGAATGACCTGCGTGTTGGCATCCTCACCGGCATCCGCGATAAAGTCGCTCTCGGTCAGATCGCCCTTGTTCCCCAAAGAGACAAAGCGCGAGAATCCCAGGCCCGCCGCCAGGCTCCAGTCCAGGATGGCGACCAGCATCGCCCCGCTCTGCGAGATGAAGGCAATGTTCCCTTCCCGGGGAAACCCGGCGGCAAAGGAGGCATTGAGCGGCGTGTGGGTGTCCATCACCCCTACGCAATTCGGCCCGACGACACGCATGCCGTGCCGCCGGGCGATGCGCACCAGTTCCTTCTCCCGTTCCAGGCCTTGGTGCCCCGTCTCCTTAAAGCCGGCGCTGAGAACGATCAGGTGCTTCACCCCGGCTTGGCCGCAGGCTTCCGCCACCGGCAGCACCCGCGCCGCGGGCAAAGCTATCACGGCAAGGTCGACTTGTTCCGGAACGTCCCCGATGGCCGGGCACGCTCGATGGCCCTCGATCTCCGCTTCCTTGGGATTTATCGGGTACAGCCGCCCCGGGAACCGGCTCTCGACCAGGTTCCGCAAGACGATGTTACCCACCTTCTCCCGCGCTTTTGAAGCCCCGATGACGGCCACGGTCCGCGGGTCAAACAGGCTTTTTAGATCACCCAAGGCGGTCATCCTCTCGCCCAGTCTAATGCTAGCCTGCACTTATGGCATAACTGATAGTCTTTTCGACACCGCAGCGGCGCAGTCCTTTTATTGTAAATACGCCCTTCCTCTACCGGCAGAAGACGTGATTCCCGATCTGGGTGATCACTGGAAGAGTGCGTATCCAACAGTCCTGGGCCGTCTTGGGGTTATAGAAAAACAGCGCGCCGCCCGTTGGATCCTGTCCGCTGAGGGCCGCGAGGGCCGCCCGAATGGCCTCTTCATCGGGAGGAAGATGGATGCTGCCGTCGGCCACCGGCGAAAACTGATAGACCTGGTGCGTCCGCTCAAAAATGACCTCCTGCAACGACTTTGGAAAGAACGGACTGGCCACCCGGTTCAAGATCACCGCTCCCACAGCGACCTTCCCGGTAAAGGACTCCCCGCGCGCCTCCGCGTGAATCGCCCGCGCCAGCAACATGACATCCTCCGGCGTAAAGCCGCCGGCAGGCCCGGCGGACGCGGGTTCAACCCCGTCCATCCAGCCGCCGGACGGGATAGTCAGTACCTGGCCCGGGAAGATGAGATGCCCGCGCACCCCGTTGGTCATCGCCAGGACGTTGGGGGCCACCCGGTAACGCCGGCCGATGTCCCACAGGGTATCGCCATCCTTTACGGTGTAATACGTCGAACCCGCTGCGGCCCCGGCATAATGCACGGCCGCGCCAAGGCTGATAAAAACCGGGAACAATGTCAGAACCAGCAGCCTGACAAAAATGCCTCGCATTGTGTCCTCCTTTCCAGGAGGCTAGTTTTGACCGGACTGCCGATTCCTATACGGGAAAGCCTTTCCCAGAAGTCATCGTTGGGCCGCGTCACGCTCCCGGCGCGTGACAATGCGTATGTCCTCGTCGGCCTCAAGGTAGAAGCTTTGGCAGAGCTGAAAAAGCCGCGAGACGGTACGCCGCCCGAGATGCTCCGCCAGTTGGTCCAGGTCGAGATTAGTGGTGACAACCACCGGGAACAGGTGATTCAGGCGGTGGTTCAGGATGCTGTATATTTTCTGGCGCGCCCAATCCGTGTACTGGTGGGCCCCAAGGTCGTCAAGGATAAGAAGCGGCACCTGTTTTGCGGCCTCGATGAGTTCCATCTCGGTAACCTCGTCATGGCCGTCGTATGTCGCCCTTAGGCGGTCGAGGAAGTCGGGAACAACCAGGAACAGGACCTCGCCGCCCCCCGCCAG includes:
- a CDS encoding acetate--CoA ligase family protein is translated as MGDLKSLFDPRTVAVIGASKAREKVGNIVLRNLVESRFPGRLYPINPKEAEIEGHRACPAIGDVPEQVDLAVIALPAARVLPVAEACGQAGVKHLIVLSAGFKETGHQGLEREKELVRIARRHGMRVVGPNCVGVMDTHTPLNASFAAGFPREGNIAFISQSGAMLVAILDWSLAAGLGFSRFVSLGNKGDLTESDFIADAGEDANTQVILCYIEDVTDGPRFLEVCREVSRKKPIVILKSGSSQAGARAASSHTGALAGSDAAYDTAFRQAGVIRAYSMAELFELATAFSGEPIPRQDRMAIVTNAGGPGIVATDTTEQKGLSLARFSSETLDALRQNLPPEANIYNPVDVLGDSKADRYRFALHKVLQDENTDGVIVLVCPTATAEPLGTAEVIMEARKTFPGKPVFAVYMGGTILAEGIRLLTDAGVPCFTFPEVAVSAMSGLVRYAAIRGTQGGDGPPSFADVRPEKVRQVFAAVKRDNRLVLLGSEGAEVAAAYGIPAAATRLATRAEDAVAIAGELGYPVVLKVASPKIVHKTDIGGVRMGLKSAEEVTAAFWAIMDNVQRALPNVVPHGIDVQSMAPRGTEIIIGVSRDLTFGPMIAFGLGGIYVNLLKDVAFRLAYGLTRREIETMIAETRAYTLLRGYRGEQPADLEALVDIVARVARLVTDFPEITEMDINPVFAYTSGARALDIKITIS
- a CDS encoding cell wall hydrolase, with protein sequence MRGIFVRLLVLTLFPVFISLGAAVHYAGAAAGSTYYTVKDGDTLWDIGRRYRVAPNVLAMTNGVRGHLIFPGQVLTIPSGGWMDGVEPASAGPAGGFTPEDVMLLARAIHAEARGESFTGKVAVGAVILNRVASPFFPKSLQEVIFERTHQVYQFSPVADGSIHLPPDEEAIRAALAALSGQDPTGGALFFYNPKTAQDCWIRTLPVITQIGNHVFCR
- a CDS encoding ATP-binding protein; this encodes MSCPYCNDRGIILDGEQAIRCSCMGRQAWQKKLASAHLSPLMRQYTFEKFDLRYYSPSTTGPVKGRSLHETAQIALRAARKFAQAFLAGRATEGLLITGEVGSGKTFLACAIANAVLAGGGEVLFLVVPDFLDRLRATYDGHDEVTEMELIEAAKQVPLLILDDLGAHQYTDWARQKIYSILNHRLNHLFPVVVTTNLDLDQLAEHLGRRTVSRLFQLCQSFYLEADEDIRIVTRRERDAAQR